The Halomonas sp. 7T genome contains a region encoding:
- a CDS encoding aromatic amino acid transaminase, translating into MFEHIERVPGDAILGLIEAFKKDTNPQKVDLGVGVYRDDAGNTPVMRAVKEAEARLLKNETTKTYIGSHGAPAYGEVVLPMVLGEDSPVLKNKRASATQSPGGTGALRLAADFVASQLPGKGIWVSDPTWPNHHGIFTAAGIELHKYPYVDADNRLDFDGMLAALKRIPEGDVVVLHACCHNPTGFDLSKEQWQEVLAVLRERQLLPLVDFAYQGFGQGLDDDAYGLRLLAENLDEVIITSSCSKNFGIYCERTGCLITVAKDSEQMENVRSQIAIVARENYSNPPAHGGAIVSEILHDAELTAMWRDELTEMRDRINTLRRDFVEALKPYGLDQKYACVAEQQGMFSYTGLTPEQVDRLRDEFGIYMVRSGRANVAGFSHENLPYLAKAIAAVNE; encoded by the coding sequence ATGTTTGAGCATATTGAGCGAGTCCCTGGAGATGCCATTCTCGGGCTGATCGAAGCTTTTAAAAAAGATACCAATCCACAAAAGGTCGACCTAGGGGTTGGTGTATATCGCGATGATGCAGGCAACACCCCAGTCATGCGCGCTGTCAAAGAAGCTGAAGCTCGCCTGCTCAAGAATGAAACCACCAAAACCTACATTGGTTCTCACGGCGCTCCTGCCTATGGAGAAGTCGTTCTGCCCATGGTGCTGGGTGAAGACTCACCGGTACTAAAAAACAAGCGTGCCAGCGCTACACAATCTCCTGGCGGTACCGGCGCACTGCGTTTAGCTGCTGATTTTGTAGCAAGCCAGCTACCTGGCAAAGGTATTTGGGTAAGCGACCCCACTTGGCCAAACCACCACGGCATATTTACCGCTGCGGGCATTGAGCTGCATAAATATCCATATGTTGATGCTGACAACCGCCTTGATTTCGACGGTATGTTGGCGGCGCTGAAAAGAATCCCAGAAGGCGATGTTGTAGTACTCCACGCATGTTGCCACAACCCCACAGGCTTTGATCTCTCTAAAGAGCAGTGGCAAGAAGTGTTGGCCGTGCTGCGCGAGCGTCAGCTGTTACCGCTGGTTGATTTTGCCTACCAGGGGTTTGGGCAAGGATTAGACGATGACGCTTATGGCCTACGCCTACTGGCGGAAAACTTAGATGAAGTCATCATCACAAGTTCCTGCTCTAAAAACTTTGGCATTTATTGCGAGCGTACCGGCTGCCTAATTACGGTAGCTAAAGATAGCGAGCAGATGGAAAACGTGCGCTCTCAAATCGCTATTGTCGCTCGTGAAAACTACTCTAACCCCCCCGCTCATGGCGGTGCCATCGTTAGCGAAATTCTTCACGACGCTGAACTGACCGCTATGTGGCGTGACGAGCTCACCGAAATGCGCGACCGCATCAACACCTTACGTCGTGACTTCGTCGAGGCTCTCAAGCCCTACGGCCTAGATCAGAAGTATGCCTGTGTGGCGGAACAGCAGGGCATGTTCTCCTACACCGGTTTAACACCCGAACAAGTAGACCGCCTACGCGATGAGTTTGGTATTTATATGGTGCGTTCAGGGCGCGCCAACGTGGCAGGTTTCTCCCATGAGAATCTTCCCTACTTGGCCAAGGCTATTGCAGCCGTTAACGAATAA
- a CDS encoding NCS2 family permease: MAAASTHYPWYKKEDTDAFFALFQNNIANFVIIAITMLGMGFPSSIVYGQVLPGAAIAVMVGNFYYAWSASRLARKENRSDVTALSYGISTPVMFVFLFGVLLPAKQLTGDAELAWKVAVAACFISGAIESLISVIGRWVQYHLPRAAMLGAVAGVALTFIAGEMLFKTLEMPVIGLVVLGIIIVGLVARVSMPFKLPTSLFAIVVGTVMAYLIGDAGSERFSDAFTHLGFYPLLPNLAWFEGLGLLFTGMLAVLTVVLPITLYNAIETMNNVEAMEAAGDKYDVRECQAVDGAGTMIGALFGGVFPTTVYIATVGAKWMGAGRGYSILNGAVYALATMFGLIAALAAIIPVSVVAPILVFVGMSMIATAFQANDTRYYPAIALAMLPYFANYVMTRFNRGAGEVVSDISSAIVVMGQGAMFMAIFLGAMTVSAIDHQFRRAAAFALIAAGFSFVGLMHAPELAFNAAPEFVMGYLAMALLFAYFSFQEAPQNAGSK; the protein is encoded by the coding sequence ATGGCGGCTGCCAGCACCCACTATCCGTGGTACAAAAAAGAAGATACCGACGCGTTCTTCGCACTGTTTCAAAACAATATTGCCAACTTCGTTATCATCGCCATTACGATGTTAGGCATGGGGTTCCCCAGCTCCATCGTGTATGGACAGGTTCTCCCTGGCGCCGCCATTGCAGTCATGGTTGGCAACTTTTATTATGCTTGGAGCGCTTCACGTCTTGCCCGCAAAGAGAACCGCAGTGATGTCACGGCGCTCTCCTACGGCATCTCAACACCGGTCATGTTTGTGTTTCTGTTTGGCGTACTGCTCCCAGCCAAACAGTTAACCGGCGATGCCGAACTCGCCTGGAAAGTGGCGGTTGCCGCCTGTTTTATCAGCGGGGCGATTGAATCCTTGATTAGCGTTATTGGCCGGTGGGTGCAGTATCATTTGCCACGTGCGGCAATGCTAGGCGCCGTCGCTGGGGTGGCGCTCACCTTTATCGCTGGCGAAATGCTATTTAAGACATTAGAAATGCCGGTAATCGGCCTCGTGGTACTCGGCATTATCATCGTAGGCTTGGTGGCCCGTGTCAGCATGCCCTTCAAGTTGCCGACATCACTGTTTGCCATCGTGGTGGGTACCGTCATGGCCTACCTAATTGGCGATGCAGGTAGCGAGCGCTTTAGCGATGCTTTTACCCATCTAGGCTTTTATCCGTTACTCCCCAACCTCGCTTGGTTCGAAGGCCTTGGCCTGCTGTTTACTGGCATGCTGGCCGTGTTGACCGTGGTGCTGCCCATCACGCTCTACAACGCTATTGAAACCATGAACAATGTCGAAGCCATGGAAGCAGCAGGCGATAAGTACGATGTTCGCGAGTGCCAAGCGGTGGATGGCGCGGGCACCATGATCGGGGCGCTGTTTGGTGGGGTATTTCCCACAACGGTCTATATTGCAACCGTCGGCGCTAAGTGGATGGGCGCTGGCCGAGGGTACAGTATTTTAAATGGCGCCGTTTACGCGCTGGCCACCATGTTTGGCTTGATTGCAGCACTAGCGGCCATTATTCCTGTATCCGTCGTCGCACCCATTTTAGTATTTGTCGGCATGTCGATGATTGCCACCGCGTTTCAAGCCAACGATACGCGCTACTATCCGGCTATCGCACTGGCGATGCTACCCTACTTCGCCAACTACGTGATGACTCGCTTTAATCGGGGTGCAGGCGAAGTAGTCAGCGATATTTCCAGTGCCATTGTGGTGATGGGCCAGGGCGCTATGTTTATGGCTATTTTCTTAGGCGCCATGACCGTTTCCGCTATCGACCATCAGTTTCGTCGCGCAGCCGCCTTTGCGTTAATTGCCGCCGGGTTCTCGTTTGTAGGCCTTATGCATGCACCCGAGTTAGCGTTTAACGCAGCACCTGAATTCGTAATGGGTTATTTAGCGATGGCGCTGTTATTTGCTTACTTCTCTTTCCAAGAAGCTCCCCAGAACGCAGGCTCTAAATAG
- a CDS encoding MATE family efflux transporter gives MQQRELAITLWRQTWPMAIGVLALLGFQLVDSAFIARLGTSPLAAQSFTFPLSFLIIGIQVGMGIAIAALISRALGAGEQARAKRLSCLVLIAGGAVIGGLVVALWLVQAPVFRLLGADEIALEYIRSYWGPQLFSAWLGALLYFIYSVFRAHGDTRTPGKMMVLSSLINLALDPLLIFGVGPWSGLGLPGAAWATAIAFSVGLLLTSSTLARCQWLTSKDIWQECRRSWRIFTGIAAPAMVSQLMPPLAAMLAITAVAGLGDTYVAAWGLASRLETLSLMVILAMTMSLPPWLGRCYGAGDWAQIQQLMRLALKVAVIWQLSLGVLLALASPWVAMALAGNPEVQDELAIVIRFLLPSYAALGVCMLVVSAGNALGWPLRAMLLSSARLFICYLPCLWLGAYLYGWVGLAAGAALGNIAAGLVAWVLLRRILSRPHRQAGYVS, from the coding sequence ATGCAACAGCGCGAGTTGGCTATAACCCTATGGCGGCAAACCTGGCCGATGGCGATTGGTGTGCTGGCGTTATTGGGTTTTCAACTTGTCGACAGTGCGTTTATTGCGCGTTTGGGCACATCACCGCTTGCCGCGCAGTCGTTTACCTTCCCGCTCTCTTTTTTGATCATTGGGATCCAGGTGGGGATGGGGATTGCCATCGCCGCGCTTATTTCCAGGGCGCTGGGGGCAGGGGAGCAAGCGCGAGCTAAACGGCTAAGTTGTTTAGTACTCATCGCTGGCGGTGCGGTCATCGGTGGGTTGGTTGTGGCTTTATGGCTGGTCCAAGCGCCTGTTTTCAGGCTTTTAGGCGCCGATGAAATTGCCCTGGAATACATCCGTAGTTACTGGGGGCCTCAGCTATTTTCAGCGTGGCTGGGGGCGCTGCTGTATTTTATTTATAGCGTGTTCCGCGCCCATGGCGACACTCGTACCCCCGGTAAGATGATGGTGTTAAGCAGCCTGATTAACCTTGCGCTTGATCCGCTGCTTATTTTCGGAGTTGGCCCTTGGTCTGGTTTAGGGCTACCTGGGGCGGCGTGGGCAACGGCCATCGCTTTTTCAGTCGGGCTTTTATTGACTAGTAGCACCTTGGCGCGCTGTCAGTGGTTAACAAGCAAGGATATTTGGCAGGAGTGCCGTCGTTCTTGGCGGATATTTACGGGTATTGCAGCGCCTGCCATGGTGAGCCAGTTAATGCCCCCCTTGGCCGCCATGCTTGCTATTACAGCGGTGGCTGGCCTGGGAGATACTTATGTTGCCGCCTGGGGGCTTGCTAGCCGTTTAGAAACGCTCTCTTTAATGGTGATATTAGCGATGACAATGTCGCTGCCGCCGTGGCTTGGGAGGTGCTATGGCGCTGGGGATTGGGCGCAGATCCAGCAATTGATGCGCTTAGCGCTAAAAGTGGCTGTTATATGGCAGCTTAGCTTGGGTGTGTTATTGGCACTGGCGTCACCCTGGGTGGCAATGGCTTTAGCGGGGAATCCGGAAGTGCAGGATGAACTGGCGATAGTAATCCGTTTTTTACTGCCAAGCTATGCGGCCCTCGGAGTGTGCATGTTGGTTGTGTCAGCCGGCAACGCGCTGGGGTGGCCGCTGCGTGCCATGCTACTTTCAAGTGCGCGTCTTTTTATCTGCTATCTGCCCTGCTTGTGGTTAGGCGCCTACTTATACGGGTGGGTTGGGTTGGCCGCTGGTGCAGCGTTGGGCAATATAGCAGCCGGTCTCGTCGCCTGGGTATTGCTTCGGCGTATCTTATCCCGCCCGCACCGACAGGCGGGATATGTCTCCTAA
- a CDS encoding YceI family protein produces the protein MLKKTAVATAIAAAALVPLSQAQAADYQIDIEGQHAFVQFKINHLGFSYILGTFEEFDGQFYYDADDLDASSVEMEVQVNSLNTNHAERDRHFLSSDFLDASEYPTATFTSTGFESTGENEGVVTGDLTLHGETQEIEMPVTLMGEGDDPWGNYRAGFEGRTMLTLSDFGIDMSDFPEMMHELELYVTFEGIRQ, from the coding sequence ATGTTGAAGAAAACTGCTGTTGCTACTGCCATCGCTGCGGCTGCTCTGGTGCCGCTAAGCCAGGCGCAGGCTGCTGATTACCAGATTGATATTGAAGGCCAGCATGCTTTTGTACAGTTTAAAATTAACCATTTAGGCTTCTCCTATATTTTGGGTACGTTTGAGGAGTTTGACGGCCAGTTCTATTACGATGCAGATGATCTGGATGCTTCCTCGGTCGAGATGGAAGTGCAGGTTAACAGCCTTAACACCAATCACGCTGAGCGTGATCGCCACTTCCTAAGCAGTGATTTTCTGGACGCTAGCGAATATCCAACCGCCACCTTTACATCGACGGGTTTTGAATCAACCGGCGAAAATGAAGGCGTGGTAACGGGTGACTTAACGCTGCATGGTGAAACTCAAGAAATCGAAATGCCGGTTACGTTAATGGGCGAGGGTGACGACCCTTGGGGTAACTACCGCGCAGGTTTTGAAGGCCGCACGATGCTGACGCTGAGTGATTTCGGCATCGACATGAGCGATTTTCCTGAGATGATGCATGAGTTGGAGCTTTACGTGACGTTTGAAGGCATCCGTCAGTAA
- a CDS encoding cytochrome b, whose amino-acid sequence MWRNTQHGWGVISILFHWLSALTIIGLFILGWWMTGLGYYDPWYNQGPWVHRSIGILLLLATALRIVWRFVQPTPKAEGSRIERFAAHAGHIALYALLLIVMVSGYLISTANGRGISVFGWFEMPAVLHGLPNQASLAGDIHWYSALALMLLAAGHALAAFKHHWLDRHATLVRMINPSHRSK is encoded by the coding sequence ATGTGGCGGAACACGCAACATGGTTGGGGTGTCATAAGTATATTATTTCATTGGTTAAGTGCCCTTACTATCATCGGCCTATTCATTTTAGGGTGGTGGATGACGGGGCTTGGTTATTATGATCCGTGGTATAACCAAGGGCCATGGGTTCACCGCTCTATCGGAATTTTGTTATTACTGGCGACGGCGCTGCGTATTGTTTGGCGTTTTGTGCAACCGACACCTAAGGCAGAAGGGAGTCGCATTGAAAGATTTGCGGCCCACGCTGGGCACATCGCACTTTATGCGTTGTTACTCATTGTGATGGTCAGCGGCTATTTGATTTCTACGGCTAACGGCAGGGGAATCAGTGTGTTTGGTTGGTTTGAAATGCCTGCGGTACTGCACGGCTTGCCTAATCAAGCCAGTTTGGCGGGTGATATTCATTGGTACAGCGCGCTTGCGCTAATGCTGTTAGCCGCCGGACATGCGCTTGCCGCTTTCAAGCATCACTGGCTTGATCGCCATGCTACTTTAGTGCGAATGATTAACCCGAGCCATCGTTCAAAATAA
- a CDS encoding O-succinylhomoserine sulfhydrylase encodes MHDDSQQDEWSLETLAIRAGHQRTFEQEHSEPIFPTSSFVYESAAEAARKFGGQEAGNVYSRFTNPTVHTFERRLAALEGGERCVATSSGMSAILSTALALLSAGDEIVASRSLFGSTVSLFDKYLGKFGITTRYVELSNIAAWEEAVSPATKLLFAETPSNPLSEVADIPALAALAKRCGALLAIDNCFLTPALQQPIALGADLVIHSATKYLDGQGRAVGGAVVGKHDVLEEVFGVVRTCGPCMSPFNAWIFTKGLETLSLRMNAHCENAMTLARWLDEHPAVNKVYYSGLEAHPQHTLAKQQQRGFGAVLGFEVKGGQAGAWQVIDATRMLSITGNLGDVKTTITHPATTTHGRLSEEQKAAAGITPGLIRVAVGLESQADIQRDLARGLDALEAR; translated from the coding sequence ATGCACGATGATAGCCAGCAGGATGAGTGGTCGCTAGAGACGTTAGCGATTCGCGCAGGCCACCAGCGAACGTTTGAGCAAGAGCATTCGGAACCGATTTTTCCGACGTCTAGCTTTGTTTATGAAAGCGCTGCGGAAGCGGCGCGTAAGTTTGGCGGGCAGGAAGCAGGCAACGTCTATTCCCGTTTTACCAATCCCACGGTGCATACTTTTGAGCGTCGTTTGGCGGCGTTGGAAGGCGGCGAGCGCTGTGTCGCGACCAGCTCGGGGATGTCGGCCATCCTTTCGACGGCGCTTGCGCTGTTATCGGCTGGGGACGAAATTGTTGCTTCCCGCTCCCTGTTTGGCTCGACCGTTAGCTTGTTTGATAAGTACTTGGGTAAATTTGGTATTACCACTCGCTACGTCGAACTATCCAACATCGCCGCTTGGGAGGAGGCTGTAAGCCCAGCGACCAAGCTGCTGTTTGCGGAAACGCCTTCAAACCCCTTGTCGGAAGTAGCGGATATTCCAGCACTGGCAGCGCTCGCCAAGCGCTGCGGGGCGTTACTGGCGATTGATAACTGCTTTTTAACCCCCGCCTTGCAACAACCCATAGCGCTTGGCGCTGACTTGGTGATTCACTCGGCGACTAAGTATTTGGATGGCCAGGGCCGTGCGGTAGGTGGTGCGGTAGTGGGTAAGCATGACGTGCTAGAAGAGGTATTTGGCGTTGTTCGTACCTGTGGCCCATGCATGAGTCCCTTTAACGCCTGGATTTTTACCAAAGGGTTAGAAACCCTCTCGCTACGCATGAACGCTCACTGCGAGAATGCCATGACGCTGGCGCGCTGGCTGGACGAGCACCCTGCGGTTAATAAGGTTTACTACAGCGGTTTGGAAGCCCACCCGCAGCATACGCTTGCTAAGCAACAGCAGCGAGGCTTTGGAGCAGTGTTGGGCTTTGAAGTGAAGGGGGGGCAAGCGGGGGCGTGGCAAGTGATAGATGCCACTCGCATGCTGTCTATTACCGGTAATTTGGGGGATGTTAAAACCACGATTACCCACCCGGCTACCACGACCCACGGACGTCTTTCGGAGGAACAGAAAGCGGCTGCGGGAATCACTCCCGGACTTATCCGCGTGGCGGTTGGCTTGGAGAGTCAGGCGGATATACAGCGTGATCTTGCGCGTGGTTTGGATGCCCTTGAAGCTCGCTAG
- the purF gene encoding amidophosphoribosyltransferase, whose protein sequence is MCGIVGLLAKQAVNQGIYDALTVLQHRGQDAAGMMTWSEGRFLLRKSNGLVRDVFHTRHMARLKGNLGIGHVRYPTAGSSSEAESQPFYVNSPYGIALAHNGNLTNSEQLKQELFSTDLRHINTSSDSEVLLNVFAHELGKQGLHLEAEDIFDAVRRVHRRCKGGYAAVAIINGFGMVAFRDPFGIRPVVFGTRQEDGGQEVMIASESVALDVGGFELERDLAPGEAIFVDMQGQVHTQVCADRPQLHSCIFEHVYLARPDSLLDGAYVYGTRMQMGLKLGDRILNEWPDHDIDVVIPIPDTSRTSALEMAQHLGVTYREGFMKNRYIGRTFIMPGQTQRKKSVRQKLNAIDVEFRGKNVLLVDDSIVRGTTCKQIIQMARDAGAQNVYFASAAPPVRYPNVYGIDMPVASELIAHGRTEEEVGQLIGADRIFYQDLEDLKDACREVNPEMETFDCSVFDGNYITGDIDDAYLAILEASRSDSAKDQSAGDHALVDMHNQDDDFDD, encoded by the coding sequence ATGTGCGGTATTGTGGGCCTTCTGGCCAAGCAGGCGGTAAATCAGGGAATCTATGATGCCCTGACCGTACTTCAGCATCGGGGCCAGGACGCTGCCGGCATGATGACTTGGAGCGAGGGACGCTTCTTACTGCGCAAAAGCAATGGGCTGGTGCGTGATGTATTTCACACCCGCCACATGGCTCGTCTGAAAGGTAACCTGGGCATCGGGCACGTACGTTATCCCACTGCAGGCTCTTCCAGCGAAGCAGAGTCCCAGCCGTTCTACGTCAACTCCCCCTATGGCATCGCGCTCGCGCATAACGGTAATCTGACCAACTCTGAGCAGTTGAAGCAGGAGCTTTTCTCTACCGATCTGCGCCATATTAACACCAGCTCAGATTCTGAAGTTTTGCTAAATGTCTTTGCCCATGAGCTAGGCAAGCAGGGGCTTCACCTAGAAGCAGAAGATATTTTTGATGCAGTTCGTAGAGTCCACCGGCGCTGCAAAGGCGGCTACGCGGCGGTCGCGATTATCAATGGCTTTGGCATGGTGGCATTCCGTGATCCCTTTGGCATCCGGCCAGTGGTGTTTGGCACACGTCAAGAAGACGGCGGCCAAGAGGTTATGATTGCCTCTGAATCTGTGGCGCTTGACGTGGGTGGGTTTGAACTGGAGCGCGACCTGGCGCCTGGCGAAGCTATCTTTGTCGATATGCAAGGTCAGGTGCATACCCAGGTATGTGCAGATCGTCCACAGCTGCACTCGTGCATTTTTGAGCACGTCTACTTGGCGCGCCCTGATTCGCTGCTGGATGGCGCTTATGTTTATGGCACACGTATGCAAATGGGCCTTAAGCTGGGCGATCGTATTCTGAACGAGTGGCCTGATCACGATATTGATGTGGTGATTCCTATCCCCGATACGTCACGCACCTCCGCGCTGGAAATGGCCCAGCACCTTGGGGTGACCTACCGTGAAGGGTTTATGAAGAACCGCTATATTGGTCGCACCTTTATCATGCCGGGTCAAACACAGCGTAAAAAGTCGGTACGCCAGAAGCTCAATGCCATTGATGTTGAGTTCAGAGGGAAGAATGTTCTGCTTGTCGATGACTCTATTGTGCGCGGCACCACCTGTAAGCAGATTATCCAAATGGCGCGGGATGCGGGTGCCCAGAACGTTTACTTTGCTTCCGCGGCCCCGCCGGTCCGTTACCCCAACGTGTACGGTATTGATATGCCGGTAGCCTCCGAGCTGATTGCTCATGGCCGTACAGAAGAGGAGGTTGGCCAACTGATTGGTGCTGATCGAATCTTCTATCAAGACCTGGAAGATCTGAAAGACGCCTGCCGGGAAGTCAATCCTGAAATGGAAACGTTTGACTGCTCAGTATTTGACGGCAACTATATAACCGGTGATATCGATGATGCTTATTTAGCCATTTTGGAAGCTAGCCGTAGCGATTCGGCAAAAGATCAAAGTGCAGGTGACCATGCCTTGGTAGACATGCATAACCAAGACGATGATTTTGACGACTAG
- a CDS encoding SPOR domain-containing protein translates to MKYGKTERISGIVILLALLAIIVPWLMSDPAPREERPQPTFVIEQPVQVVRQDVPAPEMPSTITPLPASEPQEEQAVISTPIEAEPRQPDTGEVAPPSEAASVSQEPVEEGQPDNDPIAELMASNSRTSSNASSTSSAPAVTQQGEWAIQVGSFGDVSNAQRLSEQLSEEGFTTYRRERDNNLTTVYVGPYATSDDGEAAMALIKQRANVQGLLVRVRD, encoded by the coding sequence ATGAAATACGGTAAAACGGAACGCATCAGTGGTATTGTGATTTTGCTCGCGCTACTGGCGATCATTGTGCCGTGGCTAATGAGTGATCCTGCTCCACGGGAAGAGCGCCCACAGCCGACGTTTGTTATTGAACAGCCTGTTCAAGTCGTGCGTCAGGATGTTCCTGCACCTGAAATGCCGTCTACCATTACGCCTTTGCCCGCTTCCGAGCCGCAGGAAGAGCAGGCCGTCATCAGCACGCCTATTGAGGCTGAGCCGCGTCAGCCAGACACAGGCGAAGTAGCACCACCCAGTGAAGCGGCTTCAGTATCTCAAGAACCTGTGGAAGAGGGGCAGCCTGACAATGATCCCATTGCGGAATTAATGGCCAGTAACAGTCGTACTTCTAGTAACGCTTCTTCAACCTCGTCTGCACCTGCGGTTACTCAACAGGGCGAATGGGCCATCCAGGTGGGCAGCTTCGGTGATGTGTCCAATGCCCAGCGCCTTAGTGAGCAGTTGTCTGAAGAGGGGTTCACCACCTACCGGCGAGAGCGAGATAATAACCTCACCACCGTTTACGTTGGCCCCTATGCCACCTCTGACGATGGCGAAGCCGCCATGGCACTGATTAAACAGCGTGCCAATGTTCAGGGCTTGCTAGTTAGAGTTAGAGATTAA
- the folC gene encoding bifunctional tetrahydrofolate synthase/dihydrofolate synthase has translation MPKSLAEWLHYLETLHPVGIDMGLERVSQVAKRMGLLESPIAPRVITVAGTNGKGSTLAMMDAIALAHGLRTGTYTSPHLLRYNERVTIDGQDAQDALLVAGFQKVESARLQSPTISLTYFEAGTLCALWCLAQANLDVALLEVGLGGRLDAVNIIDADVGVVTTIAQDHAHFLGTDIDQIGREKAGIFRPLKPAVLGSQTLPSSVAETAVNISAPVYLLGAAFHHTAFSSSDKDSAGRHVADANSQRRTTGVAAWSWHGLTAKGEAISFDGLPDPGLPIDNAATALQALAVCGVRLSLSHCNEALETVRLPGRMQWLGQWCLDVGHNPHAAEYLARRLPMPPAGGRQWALIGMLNDKDADGVIDALLPRITDWVCVTLEGERGRPAVELAERITSRGGKVHYCAASPEEGVSAIAERLTPQDRVLATGSFFTVAALLANPLPQA, from the coding sequence ATGCCTAAGTCTTTAGCCGAGTGGCTACATTACCTTGAAACGCTGCATCCCGTAGGCATCGATATGGGACTGGAGCGGGTATCGCAGGTAGCTAAACGTATGGGGCTGCTAGAAAGCCCTATCGCGCCGCGTGTCATTACGGTTGCAGGTACTAATGGCAAGGGGTCGACCCTTGCCATGATGGATGCCATTGCTCTTGCCCATGGCCTGCGGACGGGCACCTACACGTCTCCCCACCTGTTACGCTACAACGAACGCGTCACTATTGATGGACAAGACGCTCAAGATGCGCTGCTTGTCGCGGGTTTTCAGAAAGTAGAGTCCGCTAGGCTGCAGTCGCCTACTATTAGCCTAACGTATTTTGAAGCTGGCACGCTTTGTGCACTGTGGTGCTTGGCCCAAGCTAATCTTGACGTAGCGCTACTAGAGGTAGGCTTAGGCGGTCGCTTAGATGCGGTCAATATCATTGATGCTGATGTGGGTGTTGTGACGACGATTGCTCAAGATCATGCTCATTTTTTAGGCACGGATATTGATCAAATTGGCCGCGAAAAGGCGGGCATTTTTCGACCGTTGAAGCCTGCCGTTTTGGGCAGCCAGACGCTACCGTCAAGCGTTGCGGAAACGGCGGTCAATATATCCGCACCTGTTTACCTGTTAGGGGCGGCGTTTCACCACACAGCGTTTAGCAGTAGTGATAAAGATAGCGCCGGCAGGCATGTGGCGGATGCAAACTCTCAGCGGCGAACAACAGGTGTTGCTGCATGGAGCTGGCACGGTTTAACCGCGAAAGGGGAGGCCATTTCATTCGATGGGCTTCCCGATCCGGGGCTTCCAATTGATAATGCCGCCACCGCGCTACAGGCGTTGGCGGTTTGCGGCGTGCGGCTGTCTCTTAGTCACTGTAATGAAGCGCTGGAAACGGTCAGGCTGCCAGGGCGTATGCAGTGGCTGGGCCAGTGGTGCCTGGATGTCGGTCATAACCCTCATGCGGCCGAGTATCTGGCTCGAAGGCTTCCCATGCCACCAGCAGGCGGGCGACAGTGGGCGTTAATTGGTATGTTGAACGACAAAGATGCCGATGGCGTGATTGACGCGCTACTGCCACGAATTACCGATTGGGTATGCGTTACCCTTGAGGGGGAGCGTGGGCGCCCAGCGGTCGAACTAGCTGAGCGCATTACTTCGCGAGGCGGGAAGGTGCATTATTGTGCGGCTTCCCCAGAAGAGGGCGTGTCCGCCATTGCTGAACGGCTTACTCCCCAGGATCGCGTGTTGGCGACGGGGTCGTTTTTTACCGTGGCGGCGCTGTTGGCAAACCCGCTGCCGCAAGCTTAA